From the Salana multivorans genome, the window CCTTGGCGAGCTCGACGAGGGCCGTGAACGCGGCCGCGTCGTTGACCGCGAGCTCGGCGAGCATGCGACGGTCGACCTCGATCTCCGCGGCCTTGAGGCCCTGGATGAACCGGTTGTAGGTGATGCCGTTGGCGCGGGCCGCAGCGTTGACACGCTGGATCCACAGCCGGCGGAAGTCACCCTTGCGGGCGCGACGGTCCCGGTAGGCGTAGCCGAGCGAGTGGGTGACCTGCTCCTTGGCCTTGCGGTACAGGCGCGACCGCTGACCGCGGTAGCCGGAGGCCTGCTCGAGAACGACCCGGCGCTTCTTCTGGGCGTTGACCGCCCGCTTCACGCGTGCCACGTGAGTCTCCTTCTTCTAGTCTCAGGCCCGCGTCAGCGGCCGAGAAGCTTCTTGGCCTTGCGGACGTCTGCAGCGTCGACGACGACATCGGAGGACAGCCGGCGCTTCCGAGTCGAGGTCTTGTGCTCGTTGAGGTGACGCACACCCGTCTGCTCGCGCATGATCTTGCCGCTCCCCGTCACGCGGAAGCGCTTCTTCGCACCGGAGTGCGTCTTGTTCTTCGGCATCTCGCCATTCCTGTCGTCCTGGCACCCGGAGGAGACCCTCCGGATGCACGTCGTGCTGGTCCTGCTGTGGTCCCGCCAGCACGGGCGGGACCGCGTCCTCGTGGCTGCGTCGAGGCGGACCTCGACGCGGCCGGTGCACCGTCGATGCCGACGGTGCGGGTGTCGTCGCGTGCCGTCAGGCGCGCGGACCGGGCTTCGGCGAACCCGTCGCGGAGCTCGAGCGCGGGGCGGCCGGAGCCGCCTTCGGCTTCGGCGCCGCCGGTCGGGGTGCGGCCGCGGGCTTGGGCGTCGCGGGCGTGCCCGTCCCGGCAGCCTCGGTCGCGTCGGACTCCTTCGGAGCCTTCGCCGCTGCGGGCTTGGCGGCGGCGGCTCGGGGCGCTGCGGCCCGCGGAGCCGCGGGAGCCTTAGCTGCCCTGGGGGCTGCCGGAGCCTTCGGAGCCGCGGACTCGGCCGGCGCCGTCTCCGCCGGAGCAGCCGCGACCGGGGCCGGCGCCTGGTTCTCCACCACCTCGACCGACTCGATCACCTCGCGGGTGGCCTCGGCCGCCTCGGGCGTCTCGTCGGCGCGCTGGTCCTGCCCGGCCTGGCGCTCGGCCCGGCCGTGCCGCGGAGCCTGCTCACGCTCGGCCTGGCGCTCGGCCCGGACCTTGCGCTGCTCCTGCATCGCCTCCACCTTGCGCTTGGTCGGCGCGATGACCATCGTCATGTTGCGGCCGTCGAGTCGCGGCGAGGACTCGACGGTCCCGAGCTCGGCGATCTCCTCGGCCAGCCGCTGCAGCAGCCGCATGCCCATCTCCGGGCGGGACTGCTCCCGGCCGCGGAACATGATCATGACCTTGACCTTGTCCCCCGCCTTGAGGAACCGCTCGACGTGGCCCTTCTTGGTGGCGTAGTCGTGCGGATCGATCTTGAGCCGGAACCGGATCTCCTTCAGCACGGTGTTGGCCTGGTTGCGTCGCGCGTCGCGCGCCTTCTGGGCCGCCTCGTACTTGAACTTGCCGAAGTCCATGAGCTTGCAGACCGGGGGTCGCGCGTCCGGGGCGACCTCGACGAGGTCGAGGTCGGCCTCCTCGGCCAGGCGAAGCGCGTCCTCGACGCGAACGATGCCGACCTGCTCACCGTTCGGGCCGACCAGACGTACCTCCGGCACGCGGATCCGATCGTTGATGCGGGGCTCGCTGATGCTGTGCTCCTAGGGGTCTCGTGATCGATCGACCCCGCACACGGGAAAGGCCCCCGGGTGCGAGCGCACGCGGAGGCCTTCAGGTCGTGTTCCCACCGCGGTGGGAACACGTGGACGACCGGTGGCGACGAGGCCGCCGGGCCGTCCGACCTGGGACCTGCTCCCGGGACGGGAACGAGGTGGGAGGATCTCCGCTTGCGCACCGACGCGGCTGGGCTCTCACGTGGCGTGCACGTCGAGCACCCGGCCGATGATCGGCTGGTCAACGTGAAAGACTACCAGACGTGACCGACCCCACCGAGCTGCCCGACTCCCCCACCATCGACATCGCGGAGGCCACCGCCGTCGAGATCATCGGGTCCGCCGCGATCCACCTCATGAGCGCCGCCGCCGTCAAGTGCGGGCTCGCGCCCGACGAGGACGGCGTGCGAGGCGAGGACCTCAAGGATCTCGCCGAGGCCCGCAAGATCATCACGGCGCTCGCCGGGCTGGTCACGGCCGGCGCTCCCGAGATCGGCGACCGGCACGCCCGCCCGATCCGGGACGGGCTGCGCTCGCTCCAGCTCGCGTTCCGCGAGGCCTCCCCCTTCCCCGACGCCCCCGGCGACGGCCCGGGCGAGAAGTGGACCGGCCCCGTCAGCTGACGCCTGCCGCGTCCTCGTCCCGCCGGCCGGCTCGGCTGCGGATCGGCAGCCAGTCGAGGACGTCCTGGATCCGCGCGTCCCAGTAGGGCCAGTCGTGCTCGCCCGCGCTCCACAGGTGCGTGACGTCGAGCCCGCGCGCCCTGGCGGCATCGACGAACGGCTGCTGCATCCCCCACAGGTCGTCCTCCGTCCCGCACGCGACGAACAGCCGGGGCGTGTCCGCCGGCGTCGCCCGCGCCAGGAGCGCGTGGAGGTCGGCGTCCGTCCCCGCGATCTCCCGGCCGCCGAACGCGTTCTCGTACAGGTCGGGGCGCTGACGCGGCATCTCCGGGTCGGCCATGTCGAGCGCCCCGGACAGGCTCGCGGCCGCCGCGAACAGCTCCGGCCGCAGGAGCGCCAGCCGCATCGCCCCGTAGCCGCCCATCGAGAGACCGGCGACGAAGGTGTCCTCGCGGCGGTCGGAGACCCGGAACAGGCTCCGGACGATCCGGGGCAGCTCCTCGCTCACGTACGTCCAGTACCGCTCGCCGTGCGCCATGTCCTGGTAGAAGCTCCGCTCGACGCGCGGCATGACGACCGCGATCCCCCGGTCCTGCGCGTACCGCTCGATCGACGAGCGGCGCACCCACGCCGTGTCGTCGTCCGACAGCCCGTGCAGCAGGTAGAGGACGGGCGGGGGCTCGACCGACTCCGTCTGGGGCAGCACGACCGCGAGGGACGTGCTCATGAGAAGGGCGTCGGACGTGACATGGGTGAGCGCGAGGGCCATGCCAGGAGTCTCGCGCATCGCGTCCGCTCGGTCGGCTCGCGGGCGGCGGCTCACGGACGCGCGGCGGTTCTCCGCGTGTGTGTCGGACGCAGCGGCTAGCCTCGGCCGCGTAGCCGCACCGCCGCCCGTCACCGTCGTCCCGGAGGTCCCGATGTCCCTCGCAGCCCTCGCCCGCCCGCTCATCGCGCTCACCGAGGCCGCGTCGAAGGCGCTCAGCGTGAGCCGCGTCTACGGCGAGCCGATCACGGCCGGCGAGACCACGATCATCCCCGTCGCGACGGTCATCGGCGCCCACGGCTTCGGCGGCGGGGAGGGCGAGCCCGACCGCGCCGCGACCCCGGACGGCGACCCGGCCGAGGGCGTCCCTGCGGACGGCGACGACATCGCCGGGGGCAGCGGCGTCGGGGGCGGCTTCGGTGTCCTCGGCTGGCCAGCGGGCGCCTACGTCGTCGAGAACGGCCGGACGACCTGGAAGCCGGCGGTGGACGCGAACCTCGTCATCCTCGGGGCGGCGGCGCTTGCCTCCTGCGTCGTCGCGGCGATCGCCTCCGTGGCCGTGGCCCGCTCGGTCACGGGCGGGGCGACCCGGATGGCCGACACGGCGGCGAGCACGATGACCACGCTCGGCGGCCAGGCCGCCGGAGCGTTCGGGCGGGCCGTCGAGGCCACCTCCACCACCGTCGACGCGGCGATCGGCGCGGCGGCCGACACGGCGAGCACGGTGGCGACGGCGACGAGCTCGGCCTTCGCCTCGGCGGCAGGGACGACCGCCGGCGCGTTCGGGGCGTTCGCGCGCCGGGCAACCGACGCGGCCGTCGACGGGGCGCGGATCGCCTCCGCCACGGCGCTCGAGCTCGGTGGTCTCGGGGCCAGGGCCGTCGGCGAGACGGTCGGGGCGACCGAGCGCACGATCCTCGGCACGCTCGGCGCCAGGTAGCACCGGACGGCCCGCCCGCCCGCGTCCACCGGAGACCGGCCGGAGCGGGTCCGCCCGGATCAGGCGGTGGTGAGCGCCAGCTCCAGGGAGTCGACCCGCTCCGCGACGACGACGCTCTCCCCCAGCGCGGACGCGACCGCGCCGGCCACGTGCTGCACCTGCTCGCGGGTGAGCCCCGGGACGACGCCCAGCACGACCTTGACCTCGGCCCGCGCGCCGGGCTCGACCGCGGCGTGCCGGACGCCCGGCACCGCCAGCACGGTGGAGCGGACGGCCTCGACCACACCGGCGTCCTCGACGGCCGGCACCCACTCCTCGCCGCGCGCGAGCGCCCAGACCGCCGGTCGGGGCACCAGGACGGGGGACGGCGAGCCGGCGTCGATCACGAGCACGCCGCCCGCCTCGTCGACGGCCGCCATCGCGGCCCGGACGGCCGTGTGCGGCGTGGGGCGGGCGTCCCGGCGCCACCGGCCCAGCGCGGCCACCGAGCTGAACACGGGCAGCGCCTCGCGACCGTCGGGCGTGCGGACCGTCACCATCGACGCGGAGGCCCGGCGCTCGCCGTCGTGGCAGCTCGCGGCCTCCTCCTGCGCGCCGGGAGCCGCTGCCTCCAGCGCCGTCGCGTCCCCGTCGGCCGAGCCGCCGGTGTCGTCCAGCACGACGAGACCGGCGGACCGGCGCCGCTCGCGATGACCGGTGAGCCGCTCGCGCACGTCGGCGTCGTGGTCGCTCTCCTCGTGCGCGACGACCGGCACGAGCACCCGCGCCGAGGCGAGGGCCGCGACGACGGCGCGCAGCCGCTCGGCGCCGGTCAGGGCCAAGGCGGCGGCGAGCTCGGCCGGGCAGGACCCGTCGTCGCCGGCGAACGGCGAGACCGGCGGCAGCTCCTTGCCGCGCTCCTGACCCGTCCGGGGCAGGAAGTCAGCGAGCGGCATCGTCGGCCCCCACGGGTCCCTCGGCGACCTCGATCGCCTCCTCGATCGTGAACGCCCCGGCGTACAGCGCCGTCCCGACGATCGCGCCCTCGACGCCGATCGGGACGAGCGTGCGGATCTGGCGCAGGTCCTCCAGCGTCGAGACGCCGCCGGAGGCGACGACCGGGGAGTCCGTGCGCTCGCAGACGTAGCGCAGGAGGTCGAGGTTCGGTCCGCGCAGCGTGCCGTCCTTCGTCACGTCGGTGACGACGTAGCGCGCGCACCCGGCGGCCTCGAGCTGGCCCAGCACGTCGTCCAGCTCCCCGCCCTCGCGGGTCCAGCCGCGCGCGGCGAGCCGCGTGCCGCGGACGTCGAGCCCGATGGCGATGCGGTCGCCGAACTCGCCGATGACGCGGGCGGTCCACTCCGGGTCCTCGAGCGCGGCCGTCCCGATGTTGACCCGGCGCACGCCCGTCCCGAGCGCCCGGCGCAGCGAGGCGTCGTCCCGGATGCCGCCCGAGAGCTCCACCTGGATGCGGTCGGAGAGCCGCTCGACGATCGTGGCGAGGAGCTCGTGGTTCGACCCGCGGCCGAAGGCGGCGTCGAGGTCGACGAGGTGCAGCCACGGCGCGCCGGCGTCGACCCAGCGCAGGGCGGCCTCGTACGGGTCGCCGTAGTCCCCCCCGCTGCCGGCGACGCCCTGGACGAGCTGGACGGCTCGCCCCTCGGTGACGTCGACGGCCGGGAGCAGCTCGAGAACCGGCGCTGGCGTGGTCATGCGGTGGACATCCTTCGTCGTCGTGGTCGTGGTGGTACTGCGTGGTCGGGGCGCGGTCGCGCTCCGGTCAGGGGAGGAGCCCCTCGACCCAGTTGCGCAGGAGGCGGGCCCCCGCGTCACCGGACTTCTCGGGGTGGAACTGCGTCGCGGCGAGCGGTCCGTTCTCGACCGCGGCGACGAACCGGCTGGAGCGTCCGGGAACGCCGTGCTCGGCCCAGGTGACCAGCGGGAGCCGCAGCGGCGACTCGCCCTGCGCGGCGAACGCGGCCGCGGGGTCGGTCTGCACGCCGTAGGAGTGCACGAAGTAGAACCGCTCGTCCTCGATCCCCCGGAACAGGCGCGAGTCCGGCGCGGCCTCGACGGTCGACCAGCCCATGTGCGGCACGATCGGCGCGTCGAGCAGCTCGACCACGCCCGGCCACTGCGCGAGGCCGTCGCTCTGCTCGCCGTGCTCGACCCCGGACACGAACATCACCTGCATGCCGACGCAGATCCCGAGGACCGGGCGGCCGCCGGCAAGCCGGCGCTCGATCATCCGCGGGCCGCCGACCGCGGCCAGCTGCTCCATGACGGCGGCGAACGCGCCGACCCCCGGCACGACGAGGCCGTCGGCCCGCGCGACGAGCTCGGGGTCCGCCGTCAGGGTGACGTCGGCGCCGGCGCGCTCCAGCGCGCGCACGGCCGAGTGCGTGTTGCCCGAGCCGTAGTCGAGAACGACGACGCCGGGGCGGGCGCGGCTCACGCCTCCTCCTCGCCGCGACGGCGCCGACCGAAGAACGAGCGGCCGGGGCGCGGGGAGCCGGACGAGCCGAGGTCGGTCGAGCTGATGTAGCCGGCGACCTCGGGCGCCTGGACCACCCCGATGAGGAGGCGCTCGGCCACCGCGTCGGCGCCGGCCAGCACGAGCCCCGGCGGGGGCTCCTGGACGATCTGGCCGCCGCGGTAGGCGCGGGCGCGGACCTGGCCGGTGATCTCGCCGTCGACGTCGTTGACGCGGGCCGCGAGCAGCACCGTCTCGGCGCGCGTCGCGACCGAGAGCGCGGCGCCCAGCGCCTCGGCCTCGACCGGGATGCCGCTGAGGGCCTCGGCCGGGCCGACGTCCGCCGCGTCCTGCTCGACGTAGCGCACGGCGATCGCTCCGCGGGTCGAGGGGACGACGGCGGCGTCGATCCCCGCGAGCGCCATGAGGCCGGCGAGCACCTTCGCCTGCTTGACGCGGGTGAGGACGACGGCGGTCGTCCGCACGACCGGCTCGGCGTCAGCGGCCGGGTCGGCCGGGTCGCCGTCCGCGGCGGCGGCCGCGCTCCCGGGTGCCGGGTCGACCGGGTCGGCGGTTGCGCTCCCGGGTGCCGGGTCGGGCGTACCGGTCGGTCGGGCGGCGTCGCCCCCGTCACCGTCGGTCTCGTCGGCGAACAGCGCGGAGAGGTCGTCCGGCACGACGATGTCGTCCGGCCACCCCGGGAGCTCCGGCAGGTCGCCGGAGCCCGTGGGGTCGTCGGGGGGTGATGCTGTCATGCGGGTCCTTGCCGGGTCGTCAGTCGCTGTCAGCGAGGGCGAGCAGCTCGCGGGCCACCGAGGCGATGCCGTCGTGGTCCCACTGCGCGGCGCGCTCCTGCGCGGCCAGCAGACCGGAGGTGTGCACGTCCTCGAAGTCGCCGTACGGGAAAGAGTAGGCGGCCTTCGTCTCCGGGTCCGCCCCGGGGTCGATCCCGAGGTGCCACCGGCCATAGGCAGCGTAGCCGTGCCGCTCGATGAAGGCATCAGCCGTCGCGGCGTCCGGGTTCACCGCGCGCCAGTCGTCACGGTCGCGGACGACGCGGCCCGCCTCGATGAGCCCGCGGGCGTGCTCGACGCCCGCCTCGTTCACTGTGATGTCGCTCATCCCGTCACCGTACGCCCGTCAGAGACGCCCCGCGGGGGCCGTGGCACGCGTCCCGCGCGCCGCCGGTCGCTACAGGGCGCCCTTGGTCGAGGGCACGCCGACGACGCGCTCGTCGGGCGCGACGGCGGCGCGCAGCGCGCGGGCGAGCGCCTTGAACTGGGCCTCGACGATGTGGTGGGGGTCGCGGCCGGCCAGCACCCGCACGTGGAGGCAGATGCCGGCGTGCAGGGCGAGCGACTCCAGGACGTGCCGCGTGAGCGAGCCCGTGAAGTGACCGCCGATGAGGTGGTACTCCTGCCCCTCCGGCTCGCCGGAGTGGACGCAGTAGGGCCGGCCCGAGATGTCGACGACGGCCTGGGCGAGCGCCTCGTCGAGCGGCACGAGCGCGTCGCCGAAGCGCGCGATGCCCTGCTTGTCACCGAGCGCGAGCCGCAGCGCGTCGCCGAGCACGATCGCGGTGTCCTCGACGGTGTGGTGGACGTCGATGTGCGTGTCGCCGCTCGCGCGCACGCGCAGGTCGAACCGCGCGTGCGTCCCGAGCGCCGTGAGCATGTGGTCCCAGAACCCGACCGTCGTCTCGATGTCGCACTGACCGGTGCCGTCGAGATCGAGCTCGACGAGCACGGTCGACTCGCGCGTCACCCGCTCCACCCGCGCGACGCGGTGCGCGCGACCGTCGACGACGGCCTCCCGCGCGACTCCGGCCTCGATGGCCTCGACGGCCCGTCCGTCCTGCTCGCTCATGCGCCCAGCACCTCCACCAGGGCCGCCTTGAAGGCGGCCGTCTCCTCGGGCGTCCCGACGGACACCCGTAGCCAGCCGTCCGGACCGCTCTGCCGGATGAGCACTCCCAGCTCCAGCAGCCGCGTCCACACGGCGTCCCTGTCCGCGAACCTACCGAACAGGACGAAGTTCGCGTCGCTCGGCACGGCGTCGAGGCCCTGCTCGGCGAACCAGTCGACGAGCGCGTCACGCTCCGCGCGGAGCCCCGCGACCTGGCCCATGAGCTCGTCGGTGTGCGCCAGCGCGGCCAGCGCGACGGCCTGCGTCACCGCGCTCAGGTGATAGGGCAGGCGCACGATCCGGAGGGCGTCGACGAGGGCCGGGGCCGCCGCGAGGTAGCCGAGCCGGGCGCCGGCCATCCCGAAGGCCTTCGACATCGTGCGCGTGACCGCCAGGTGCGGGTTGTCGGCCAGGAGCGTGAGCGCGCTCGGCGTGCCCTCCCGCCGGAACTCGGCGTACGCCTCGTCGATGACGACGACGGTGGACGTCGCCGGGAGGTCCGCGGCGTCGGTGGCACCGGCCGTCCCGTCGAGCGGGCCGGAGGTGCGCGCGACGTCGAGGATCCGCCGGACGGTCTCCAGCGGGAGCGCCGTTCCGGTCGGGTTGTTCGGGCTCGGCAGGAGGACGACGGAGGGGCGCACCCGCGCGATCAGCTCGCAGGCGTGGTCGGCGTCGAGCGTGAAGTCCTCCGCGCGCCGGCCGGCGACCCACGCCGTGCTCGTGTCGCGCGCGTACTCGGGGTACATCGAGTAGGTCGGCGCGAAGCTGAGCGCGGTGCGGCCGGGGCCGCCGAAGGCCTGGAGCAGGTGGAGCATCACCTCGTTGGAGCCGTTGGCCGCCCAGAGGTGGTCGGCGTCGAGGCCGGTGACGCCCGCCTCGCGCTCGAGGTAGACCGCGAGCGCCGAGCGCAGCGCCCGGAACTCGCGGTCGGGGTAGCGGTTGAGCCCCCGGGCCGCCTCGGTGACGGCGGCCGCGACCGAGGCGACGACGGCGTCGCTCGGCGGGTAGGGGTTCTCGTTGACGTTGAGCTGCACCGGGACGTCGAGCTGCGGGGCGCCGTAGGGCTCCTCGCCCACGATCTCGGGACGCAGCGGCAGGCTCGCGGCGGGGACGGTCTCGGGCTGCGTGCTCACGGTCGGACAGTCTAGGCGGGGACGATCCCCGGGCCGCGCGCTGTCCGCAGGGCGTCACGACGGCGCCCGACGGGGCGTCGTCCACGGCCCGGGCGACATCGGCGCCGTCGTGTCGGAGGTGCCCCGTACGGTCGTGTCATGACGAGAACGACGACGAACGCTGCGGCCCCCGGCCCGACCGACTCCACCGGCGGCGCGCGTCCCGACGCGGGCGTGGGAGACGACGGACTGCGCGAGCGGGCCGAGGCCGCGCTCCGGGCGCTGGTCGGACGCGACGACGCCCGCCTGCGGGAGGACCAGTGGCGCGCGATCGAGGCACTCGTGGCCGGGCACCGGCGTGCGCTCGTCGTCCAGCGCACCGGATGGGGCAAGTCGGCCGTCTACTTCGTGGCGACCGCCCTGCTGCGCCGGGCGGGGGCCGGTCCCACCGTCATCGTCTCCCCGCTGCTCGCGCTCATGCGGGACCAGGTCGCCGCCGCGTCGCGCGCCGGCATCCGCGCCGTCACGATCAACTCCGCCAACGTGACCGAGTGGGACGGGATCCACGACGCGATCGCCGCCGGCGAGGTCGACGTCCTGCTGTGCTCGCCCGAGCGGCTGAACAACCCGGCCTTCCGGACCGAGGTCCTCCCCCGGCTCGCCGCGGACGCCGGGCTGGTCGTGGTGGACGAGGCGCACTGCGTCTCCGACTGGGGGCACGACTTCCGTCCCGACTACCGGCGCATCCGCACGCTGCTCGCCCAGCTCCCGCAGGGGACGCCCGTGCTCGCGACGACGGCCACCGCCAACGAGCGCGTCAGCCACGACGTGGCGGAGCAGCTCGCGAGCGGGCTGGGCCCGGGCGCGACGGGCGAGGGGCCGGGTGGCCCAGGTGGCCCAGGTGGCCCGGTCGGCGGCACGGACGAGAACACGGCGGGCAGTCGGCGGGAGGCGGAGGTGCTGGTGCTGCGCGGCTCGCTCGACCGCGAGTCGCTGCGCCTGGGCGTCCTCCCGCGGGCCGACTCCGCCGTGCGCGTGGCGTGGCTGCGCTCCTACCTGGCGGCGACGCCCGGGTCGGGCATCGTGTACTGCCTCACGGTCGCGGCGGCCGAGGAGGTGGCGAGCCAGCTCCGGGCCGCCGGGCTCGAGGTCGCCGCCTACACCGGCCGGACGGACCCGGCCGAGCGGGAGCAGCTCGAGGCCGACCTGCTGCACAACCGGGTCAAGGCGCTCGTGGCGACGTCGGCGCTCGGGATGGGCTTCGACAAGGGC encodes:
- the rplT gene encoding 50S ribosomal protein L20 produces the protein MARVKRAVNAQKKRRVVLEQASGYRGQRSRLYRKAKEQVTHSLGYAYRDRRARKGDFRRLWIQRVNAAARANGITYNRFIQGLKAAEIEVDRRMLAELAVNDAAAFTALVELAKAALPEDVNAPRSAA
- the rpmI gene encoding 50S ribosomal protein L35, whose protein sequence is MPKNKTHSGAKKRFRVTGSGKIMREQTGVRHLNEHKTSTRKRRLSSDVVVDAADVRKAKKLLGR
- the infC gene encoding translation initiation factor IF-3, giving the protein MPEVRLVGPNGEQVGIVRVEDALRLAEEADLDLVEVAPDARPPVCKLMDFGKFKYEAAQKARDARRNQANTVLKEIRFRLKIDPHDYATKKGHVERFLKAGDKVKVMIMFRGREQSRPEMGMRLLQRLAEEIAELGTVESSPRLDGRNMTMVIAPTKRKVEAMQEQRKVRAERQAEREQAPRHGRAERQAGQDQRADETPEAAEATREVIESVEVVENQAPAPVAAAPAETAPAESAAPKAPAAPRAAKAPAAPRAAAPRAAAAKPAAAKAPKESDATEAAGTGTPATPKPAAAPRPAAPKPKAAPAAPRSSSATGSPKPGPRA
- a CDS encoding DUF1844 domain-containing protein, with the protein product MTDPTELPDSPTIDIAEATAVEIIGSAAIHLMSAAAVKCGLAPDEDGVRGEDLKDLAEARKIITALAGLVTAGAPEIGDRHARPIRDGLRSLQLAFREASPFPDAPGDGPGEKWTGPVS
- a CDS encoding alpha/beta hydrolase yields the protein MALALTHVTSDALLMSTSLAVVLPQTESVEPPPVLYLLHGLSDDDTAWVRRSSIERYAQDRGIAVVMPRVERSFYQDMAHGERYWTYVSEELPRIVRSLFRVSDRREDTFVAGLSMGGYGAMRLALLRPELFAAAASLSGALDMADPEMPRQRPDLYENAFGGREIAGTDADLHALLARATPADTPRLFVACGTEDDLWGMQQPFVDAARARGLDVTHLWSAGEHDWPYWDARIQDVLDWLPIRSRAGRRDEDAAGVS
- a CDS encoding SseB family protein, with product MPLADFLPRTGQERGKELPPVSPFAGDDGSCPAELAAALALTGAERLRAVVAALASARVLVPVVAHEESDHDADVRERLTGHRERRRSAGLVVLDDTGGSADGDATALEAAAPGAQEEAASCHDGERRASASMVTVRTPDGREALPVFSSVAALGRWRRDARPTPHTAVRAAMAAVDEAGGVLVIDAGSPSPVLVPRPAVWALARGEEWVPAVEDAGVVEAVRSTVLAVPGVRHAAVEPGARAEVKVVLGVVPGLTREQVQHVAGAVASALGESVVVAERVDSLELALTTA
- the priA gene encoding bifunctional 1-(5-phosphoribosyl)-5-((5-phosphoribosylamino)methylideneamino)imidazole-4-carboxamide isomerase/phosphoribosylanthranilate isomerase PriA: MTTPAPVLELLPAVDVTEGRAVQLVQGVAGSGGDYGDPYEAALRWVDAGAPWLHLVDLDAAFGRGSNHELLATIVERLSDRIQVELSGGIRDDASLRRALGTGVRRVNIGTAALEDPEWTARVIGEFGDRIAIGLDVRGTRLAARGWTREGGELDDVLGQLEAAGCARYVVTDVTKDGTLRGPNLDLLRYVCERTDSPVVASGGVSTLEDLRQIRTLVPIGVEGAIVGTALYAGAFTIEEAIEVAEGPVGADDAAR
- the hisH gene encoding imidazole glycerol phosphate synthase subunit HisH is translated as MSRARPGVVVLDYGSGNTHSAVRALERAGADVTLTADPELVARADGLVVPGVGAFAAVMEQLAAVGGPRMIERRLAGGRPVLGICVGMQVMFVSGVEHGEQSDGLAQWPGVVELLDAPIVPHMGWSTVEAAPDSRLFRGIEDERFYFVHSYGVQTDPAAAFAAQGESPLRLPLVTWAEHGVPGRSSRFVAAVENGPLAATQFHPEKSGDAGARLLRNWVEGLLP
- the hisB gene encoding imidazoleglycerol-phosphate dehydratase HisB is translated as MSEQDGRAVEAIEAGVAREAVVDGRAHRVARVERVTRESTVLVELDLDGTGQCDIETTVGFWDHMLTALGTHARFDLRVRASGDTHIDVHHTVEDTAIVLGDALRLALGDKQGIARFGDALVPLDEALAQAVVDISGRPYCVHSGEPEGQEYHLIGGHFTGSLTRHVLESLALHAGICLHVRVLAGRDPHHIVEAQFKALARALRAAVAPDERVVGVPSTKGAL
- a CDS encoding histidinol-phosphate transaminase, which gives rise to MSTQPETVPAASLPLRPEIVGEEPYGAPQLDVPVQLNVNENPYPPSDAVVASVAAAVTEAARGLNRYPDREFRALRSALAVYLEREAGVTGLDADHLWAANGSNEVMLHLLQAFGGPGRTALSFAPTYSMYPEYARDTSTAWVAGRRAEDFTLDADHACELIARVRPSVVLLPSPNNPTGTALPLETVRRILDVARTSGPLDGTAGATDAADLPATSTVVVIDEAYAEFRREGTPSALTLLADNPHLAVTRTMSKAFGMAGARLGYLAAAPALVDALRIVRLPYHLSAVTQAVALAALAHTDELMGQVAGLRAERDALVDWFAEQGLDAVPSDANFVLFGRFADRDAVWTRLLELGVLIRQSGPDGWLRVSVGTPEETAAFKAALVEVLGA